Proteins encoded within one genomic window of Agelaius phoeniceus isolate bAgePho1 chromosome Z, bAgePho1.hap1, whole genome shotgun sequence:
- the CDC20B gene encoding LOW QUALITY PROTEIN: cell division cycle protein 20 homolog B (The sequence of the model RefSeq protein was modified relative to this genomic sequence to represent the inferred CDS: substituted 3 bases at 3 genomic stop codons) yields the protein MVVLGYRLDLMISEVPLDCKRPQGLYQHLHIWKSYQRLTEGNPQMPKKLSMTKATLPSSHAATGLEGRNTRRAETEKLPMVPEVGYSIAESGDVXVWENTSCIWKGCQEGTQNELRSVTTMKPSTPLEQEVRLHTTDCSFLLELNMLGWSLENLIAANVRPAAHIWNGQTLDLKAVEGTDLNSSSKHIXCLAWIKKGICLAVWISDGEVQLWNIETRKRLRNMFGHLSQAAGAAVSSCADFSKALEWEGETSGTLRGFAHHREVQVAQHYVGILCQNKXIISSLKFSLANLLLAIWSRGSTLNIWPSNPGVKLQSQTLKTIWHLFSFYFLTWCPWQSKVLATRGGMKDGILHVWHMNCEKIIQSAITDSQIDDSASHDAKILNQLSNDADSLVYITLSSDQNRFIFVAEDGMSCLWKQHGSGQSMHSNKAF from the exons TAACCCTCAGATGCCTAAGAAATTATCTATGACGAAAGCTACTCTACCTAGCAGTCATGCTGCAACAGGTTTGGAAGGAAGGAATACCAGGAGAGCTGAAACAGAAAAG CTTCCAATGGTCCCAGAGGTTGGATATAGCATTGCAGAAAGTGGTGATGTGTAGGTCTGGGAAAATACTAGTTGCATCTGGAAAG GATGTCAAGAGGGGACCCAAAATGAGCTTAGGAGTGTTACCACCATGAAGCCATCCACACCTTTGGAGCAAGAAGTGAGGCTTCATACTACTGACTG TAGCTTTCTTCTAGAGCTAAACATGCTGGGCTGGAGCCTTGAGAATCTCATTGCTGCCAATGTAAGACCTGCTGCACATATCTGGAATGGACAAACTCTTGATTTGAAAGCTGTTGAAGGCACTGATTTGAATTCCAGTTCCAAACACATTTAATGTCTGGCTTGGATAAAAAAAGGAATATGCCTTGCAGTTTGGATCAGTGATGGAGAAGTGCAA TTGTGGAACATTGAAACCAGAAAGAGGCTGAGAAATATGTTTGGCCACCTGTCT CAAGCAGCTGGTGCAGCAGTGTCAAGCTGTGCAGATTTTTCTAAAGCCTTGGAGTGGGAGGGAGAAACAAG TGGTACACTACGAGGATTTGCCCATCACCGTGAAGTCCAGGTTGCTCAGCACTATGTTGGGATTCTTTgtcaaaacaaataaatcatTAGCAGCTTGAAATTTTCACTAGCCAACCTGTTGCTGGCAATTTGGTCTAGAGGTAGTACATTGAATATCTGGCCTAGCAACCCTGGGGTGAAATTGCAGTCACAGACACTGAAAACCA TCTGGCATctgttctctttttattttctgacctGGTGTCCTTGGCAGTCAAAAGTCCTTGCTACACGAGGTGGAATGAAAGATGGGATTTTGCATGTCTGGCACATGAATTGTGAGAAAATCATCCAAAGTGCAATTACAGATTCACAG ATAGATGATTCTGCATCTCATGATGCAAAGATACTGAATCAGCTTTCAAATGATGC GGACAGTCTTGTATATATAACCCTGAGCTCAGATCAGAATAGGTTCATTTTTGTTGCAGAGGATGGGATGTCTTGTCTGTGGAAACAACATGGGTCTGGGCAGAGCATGCACAGCAACAAAGCTTTTTAA
- the GZMA gene encoding granzyme A, translating to MGAFLPWYTFTTVILLAVHGGLCVDIIGGYEVAPHSRPFMAQIKGQRGIICGGALIKENWVLTAAHCRVKNSQVILGAHSSTKREKEQQAFRIAKDIPHPCYDPSTRENDIMLLQLQRRAKLNNAVQTIPLPPSDNDPKPGTVCTVAGWGITKNHPVKFPTALMEVNVTVIRREICNDKKHYKGKPVITENMICAGAKNKDSCRGDSGGPLRCNNIMRGITSFGKKECGDAHGPGVYTRLTKRHLEWIRKTIGGA from the exons ATGGGTGCTTTCCTCCCTTGGTACACCTTCACTACTGTCATTCTCCTGGCAGTTCATGGAG GTTTGTGTGTGGATATCATTGGAGGATATGAAGTAGCGCCACACTCGAGACCATTCATGGCCCAAATCAAGGGACAAAGAGGAATTATTTGTGGAGGAGCTTTAATTAAGGAAAACTGGGTGTTAACAGCTGCACATTGTAGAGT GAAAAATAGCCAAGTTATTCTTGGAGCCCATTCATcgacaaaaagagaaaaagaacagcaaGCTTTTCGGATTGCAAAAGACATTCCTCATCCATGCTACGACCCCAGTACCAGGGAAAATGACATTATGCTGCTGCAG CTTCAGAGAAGAGCAAAGCTTAATAATGCTGTGCAAACAATCCCCCTGCCTCCTTCAGATAATGATCCCAAACCAGGAACAGTTTGCACAGTAGCAGGATGGGGTATTACTAAAAATCATCCAGTCAAGTTCCCTACTGCCCTGATGGAAGTCAATGTCACTGTCATCAGGAGGGAAATATGCAACGATAAAAAGCATTATAAAGGCAAACCTGTCATAACAGAGAACATGATATGTGCAGGAGCTAAGAATAAGGATTCATGTCGT GGGGACTCTGGTGGACCTTTAAGATGTAATAATATTATGAGAGGCATCACTTCATTTGGGAAGAAGGAATGTGGCGATGCTCATGGCCCCGGTGTCTACACTCGACTCACAAAGCGACACCTTGAGTGGATAAGGAAAACCATAGGGGGGGCCTAA